The Achromobacter deleyi genome has a window encoding:
- the dapA gene encoding 4-hydroxy-tetrahydrodipicolinate synthase, translating into MASPATAAGVNFQGSMVALVTPMQPDGSLDYAAYRSLIDWHIQEGTDALVVVGTTGESPTVSMEEHAELIRVAVEHAAGRIPVIAGVGANSTDEAIHLTRHAKAVGAQAGLSVVPYYNKPSQEGLYRHFRTIAEAVDLPTILYNVPGRTVADMSNETVLRLAQVPGIIGIKDATGDIARGGLLLREAPASFQVFSGDDPTAAALILLGARGNISVTANVAPKLMRELCAAALAGNVPKVRELNAYLARLNKALFVEANPIPVKWALAEMGRSALGYRLPLVELGAQHHATVRGALQETGLL; encoded by the coding sequence GCTGCCTACCGGTCGTTGATCGACTGGCATATTCAGGAAGGAACCGACGCACTTGTGGTGGTGGGCACCACCGGGGAGTCGCCCACGGTCTCCATGGAAGAGCACGCGGAACTGATCCGCGTTGCCGTCGAGCACGCCGCTGGCCGCATCCCGGTCATCGCCGGCGTGGGTGCAAACTCCACCGATGAAGCCATCCACCTGACGCGCCACGCCAAGGCGGTTGGCGCGCAGGCCGGCCTGTCGGTCGTCCCTTACTACAACAAGCCCTCGCAAGAAGGCCTGTACCGCCACTTCCGCACCATTGCGGAAGCCGTCGATCTGCCCACCATCCTGTACAACGTGCCGGGCCGCACGGTTGCCGACATGAGCAACGAAACGGTTCTGCGCCTGGCTCAGGTCCCGGGCATCATCGGCATCAAGGACGCCACCGGCGATATCGCCCGCGGCGGCCTGCTGTTGCGTGAAGCGCCTGCCAGCTTCCAGGTCTTCAGCGGCGATGATCCCACCGCCGCCGCCCTGATCCTGCTGGGCGCGCGCGGCAATATTTCCGTTACGGCCAATGTGGCGCCCAAGCTCATGCGCGAGCTCTGTGCCGCCGCCCTGGCTGGCAACGTGCCGAAGGTCCGTGAACTTAACGCGTACCTGGCGCGTCTGAACAAGGCTTTGTTCGTTGAAGCCAATCCCATCCCCGTCAAGTGGGCTCTGGCCGAAATGGGCCGCAGCGCACTGGGCTACCGGCTTCCGCTGGTTGAACTGGGGGCGCAGCATCACGCAACGGTGCGCGGCGCGCTCCAGGAAACGGGTCTGCTCTAA